The Brasilonema sennae CENA114 genome includes a region encoding these proteins:
- a CDS encoding TIGR03279 family radical SAM protein, with the protein MSIFRPARISKVLPDSIAAEIGFEPGDAIVSINGTNPRDLIDYQFLCADEVLELEVLDAAGKSHSLEIEKDYDEDLGVEFETALFDGLIQCNNRCPFCFIDQQPPGKRSSLYLKDDDYRLSFLYGSYLTLTNLTEREWQRIENMRLSPLYVSVHATEPEVRIKLLKNPRAAQILQQIKWFKKRRLQIHAQVVVCPGINDGAHLEQTLRDLASFHTGQVPAVASVAVVPVGLTRFRPEQDELIPVTREKAQEVISQVRSLQQEFRKKKQNCVWLADEWFLIAGEDLPNESEYKDYPQIDNGVGSINLFIKQFTEAADKLLPPKVQPKKLTWVVGNAVEQAFQPILKRLNSVEGLDIKMCALSSDYWGQSISVTGLLTGHDLLLKLQGQDLGDGILLPTVMLKHGELVFLDDTSVEDVACKLDVKIFPVAGVEQFLQTCIKPLHVQ; encoded by the coding sequence TATCTTTCGTCCCGCCCGAATATCTAAAGTCCTACCAGACTCCATCGCTGCTGAAATTGGATTTGAACCAGGAGATGCAATTGTCAGCATCAACGGCACAAATCCTCGCGATTTGATAGATTATCAATTTTTGTGCGCTGATGAGGTATTAGAACTAGAAGTTTTAGACGCTGCTGGAAAAAGCCATTCCCTTGAAATCGAGAAAGACTATGACGAAGATTTAGGGGTAGAATTTGAAACGGCTCTCTTTGATGGTTTGATTCAGTGTAATAACCGTTGCCCATTTTGTTTTATCGATCAGCAACCACCAGGTAAGCGCTCAAGCTTGTACCTGAAAGACGATGATTACCGACTGAGCTTTTTATATGGCTCCTACTTAACTCTTACCAATTTAACAGAACGAGAATGGCAGCGAATTGAAAATATGCGGCTGTCTCCTTTGTATGTGTCTGTCCATGCGACTGAACCTGAGGTTAGAATTAAACTACTGAAAAATCCGCGTGCAGCACAAATATTGCAGCAAATCAAGTGGTTTAAAAAAAGAAGATTGCAAATTCACGCGCAAGTTGTCGTTTGTCCTGGTATTAATGATGGTGCTCATCTTGAACAAACACTGAGAGATTTAGCATCTTTCCATACTGGACAAGTACCTGCCGTTGCCTCTGTGGCAGTGGTGCCAGTCGGTTTGACGCGATTTCGTCCAGAACAAGATGAACTGATACCTGTAACCAGAGAAAAGGCACAAGAAGTCATTTCCCAAGTGCGTTCGCTACAGCAAGAATTTCGCAAGAAAAAACAAAACTGTGTTTGGCTTGCTGATGAGTGGTTTTTAATTGCTGGTGAGGATTTGCCAAATGAATCTGAATATAAAGATTATCCTCAAATAGATAACGGTGTCGGTTCTATTAATTTGTTTATAAAACAATTTACAGAAGCTGCTGACAAGTTGCTACCACCAAAAGTGCAACCAAAAAAATTAACTTGGGTTGTTGGCAATGCAGTAGAGCAAGCATTTCAACCTATCTTGAAGCGATTGAATTCTGTTGAGGGGTTAGATATCAAAATGTGTGCTTTGTCAAGCGATTACTGGGGACAAAGTATTTCCGTGACGGGCTTGCTAACGGGTCATGATTTGCTTTTGAAGTTACAGGGGCAAGATTTGGGAGACGGAATTTTGCTACCAACTGTCATGCTAAAACATGGTGAATTGGTATTTTTAGATGATACAAGTGTTGAGGATGTGGCTTGTAAGCTGGATGTAAAAATATTTCCAGTGGCGGGAGTTGAACAGTTTCTTCAAACTTGTATCAAACCACTTCATGTACAATAA